One window of the Sparus aurata chromosome 7, fSpaAur1.1, whole genome shotgun sequence genome contains the following:
- the LOC115584724 gene encoding N-terminal EF-hand calcium-binding protein 1-like — MLACTEMITMCLQSAKQEHLRRQQELDHNQNQGTSLVQDIFRRADKNDDGKLSLEEFQSYFTDGILTDEQMQELYYSIDRQRTDNLDIDKLSEYFTPHLGEYVSVLSALEKLNVAILKAMDKTKEEYQGSSVLGQFVTRFLLRETSTQLQSLQSSLDCAMEAVHDQGCTGRRIVKKPEDLPIQRVTKRPGRRIQKNMCLSPTDPYSGMLTTGVSVEPDNHWGSQINQLEELMDKLECESPHLEPLKEDTLAGTYKSNILLVQRQMSVKERDFEQFQQALKIYTDATCSQLDNLHVSIQNLPDRSCFIMYEFWQDRLSWMSYLQSPISKTFQRCIIDSLEDPEMVSTMLLPASWWIMNNN, encoded by the exons ATGCTGGCCTGTACAGAGATGATCACCATGTGTCTTCAGTCTGCCAAGCAGGAGCACCTGAGGAGGCAGCAGGAGCTTGACCACAACCAGAATCAAGGCACCTCTCTGGTTCAGGAT ATATTCCGCCGGGCAGACAAAAATG aCGATGGGAAGCTGTCCTTGGAGGAGTTCCAGTCGTACTTCACTGATGGTATCCTCACTGACGAGCAGATGCAGGAGCTGTATTACTCCATCGACAGGCAGCGGACAGA CAACCTGGACATAGACAAACTCTCAG AGTACTTCACTCCACATCTGGGAGAGTACGTCAGCGTCCTGTCTGCTCTGGAAAAGCTGAACGTGGCCATTTTAAAGGCCATGGATAAAACTAAAGAG GAGTATCAGGGTTCATCAGTGCTGGGTCAGTTTGTGACGCGCTTCCTGCTGAGGGAAACCTCCACCCAGCTGCAGTCCCTTCAGTCGTCACTGGACTGCGCTATGGAGGCTGTTCATGATCAGGGCTGCACCGGGAGGAGGATAGTGAAGAAGCCCGAGGACCTGCCCATCCAGAGGGTGACCAAACGCCCTGGTAGACGCATCCAGAAGAACATGTGTCTCTCCCCGACTGACCCCTACTCTGGCATGCTCACCACAG GGGTCAGCGTGGAGCCAGACAACCACTGGGGCTCCCAGATCAACCAACTGGAGGAGCTCATGGACAAACTGGAGTGTGAG AGTCCACATCTCGAACCGCTCAAAGAGGACACGCTGGCGGGGACGTATAAATCG AACATACTTCTGGTGCAGAGACAGATGTCTGTGAAGGAGCGGGACTTTGAGCAGTTTCAGCAAGCTCTCAAAATCTACACAGATGCCACCTGCAGCCAGCTAGACAACCTGCA CGTTTCCATCCAGAACCTGCCAGACAGATCATGCTTCATCATGTACGAATTTTGGCAGGACCGTCTCTCCTGGATGAG CTACCTGCAGTCGCCCATCAGTAAGACCTTCCAGCGCTGCATTATCGACTCGCTGGAAGACCCAGAGATGGTGTCCACCATGCTGCTCCCAG CATCTTGGTGGATTATGAACAACAACTGA